The Candidatus Roseilinea sp. genome contains a region encoding:
- a CDS encoding multidrug ABC transporter ATP-binding protein encodes MIHVEGLKKSYGAIQALRGVSFQVAAGEIVGLLGPNGAGKSTIIKILTGYLQPDEGIVEVDGLDVLTQRLEVQARLGYLPENTPLYPDMTVQAYLKMMADLRRIPEDKQLEYISEAVYATDIAGFLNRPIGKLSKGMRQRVGLAQAILHKPRLLILDEPTIGLDPTQLAEIRQLIRRLAQNSTVLFSSHILPEVEAVCHRAIIMMNGEIKADARLADLAATHNAIVALQRPVADFDKALRSIRGVKRVEALPAANGAPQYRVYGEGDVDLCPALYAAATQMGWPLRELRADTRTLESVFNELATRG; translated from the coding sequence ATGATCCATGTTGAAGGCTTGAAGAAGTCTTATGGTGCAATCCAGGCGCTTCGTGGCGTGAGCTTTCAGGTAGCCGCCGGCGAGATCGTCGGCCTGCTCGGGCCAAACGGCGCCGGCAAGTCCACCATCATCAAAATCCTCACCGGCTATCTGCAGCCGGACGAGGGCATCGTCGAGGTGGATGGCCTGGATGTGCTCACTCAGCGGTTGGAAGTACAGGCGCGCCTGGGCTACCTGCCCGAGAATACGCCGCTATATCCCGACATGACGGTCCAGGCGTATCTCAAAATGATGGCCGACCTGCGCCGCATCCCCGAAGATAAACAACTGGAATATATTTCTGAGGCGGTGTATGCCACCGATATCGCCGGCTTCCTCAACCGGCCGATCGGCAAGCTGAGCAAAGGCATGCGCCAGCGCGTCGGCCTGGCCCAGGCGATCCTGCACAAGCCGCGTCTGCTCATCCTCGACGAGCCGACGATCGGCCTGGACCCGACGCAACTGGCAGAGATCCGGCAGCTCATCCGCCGGTTGGCGCAAAACAGCACCGTCCTCTTCTCCAGCCATATCCTGCCGGAAGTTGAGGCAGTCTGTCACCGCGCGATCATCATGATGAATGGCGAGATCAAGGCCGACGCGCGGCTGGCCGATTTGGCCGCCACCCACAACGCCATCGTTGCGTTGCAGCGGCCGGTCGCTGATTTCGACAAGGCGCTGCGCAGCATTCGCGGCGTGAAGCGCGTGGAGGCGCTGCCGGCGGCCAACGGCGCGCCACAATACCGCGTGTACGGCGAAGGCGATGTGGACTTGTGCCCGGCGCTCTACGCAGCCGCGACGCAAATGGGCTGGCCGCTGCGCGAACTACGCGCCGACACGCGCACGCTGGAGAGCGTGTTCAACGAGCTGGCCACGCGCGGCTGA
- a CDS encoding adenosylcobinamide kinase/adenosylcobinamide phosphate guanyltransferase translates to MHLTFVIGGARSGKSAFAQELARRCGGDAVCYVATLREDVADAEMQQRIRRHRANRPETWPTVTLDDRWRAQLRAINGARVILLDCLSLFVSGALFMGSHLPANAEDEAAALVGDLLAAMRDSSAHWIIVSNEVGMSIVPEHPAARAYRDALGRANQMVMRAADEAYFLVAGAPLRVK, encoded by the coding sequence ATGCACCTCACCTTCGTCATCGGCGGCGCGCGCAGCGGCAAAAGCGCCTTTGCGCAGGAATTGGCGCGACGATGCGGCGGGGACGCCGTTTGCTACGTGGCGACGCTACGCGAGGACGTCGCCGATGCGGAGATGCAGCAGCGCATCCGGCGACACCGCGCCAACCGGCCGGAAACCTGGCCGACCGTGACGCTGGACGACCGCTGGCGCGCGCAATTGCGCGCAATTAACGGCGCGCGGGTCATCTTGCTCGATTGCCTGTCGCTTTTCGTCAGCGGTGCGCTCTTCATGGGCAGCCACCTGCCGGCCAACGCCGAGGACGAGGCCGCCGCGCTGGTGGGCGACCTGCTCGCAGCCATGCGCGATTCGAGCGCGCATTGGATCATCGTCAGCAACGAGGTCGGCATGAGCATTGTGCCCGAGCATCCGGCTGCGCGGGCCTATCGCGACGCGCTCGGGCGGGCCAACCAGATGGTCATGCGCGCCGCCGACGAAGCCTACTTCCTCGTCGCCGGCGCGCCGCTGCGCGTGAAGTAG
- the proC gene encoding pyrroline-5-carboxylate reductase, whose protein sequence is MLFDSQVAFIGGGVMGEAIIKSLLRSGTLRPDQITLSEPNTDRRALVSDQYHVHAYADNASCARQADVVVLAVKPQVMDEVLEDLRGAIRPEALIFSIAAGISIATLRAGLGGHQHIVRAMPNTPAQIGQGISVWTCTDAVTDVQREQAVQILKAMGEEIFVEDEQYLDMATALSGTGPAYVFLFMEALIDAGVHMGFSRPIAERLVIQTIRGSIEYAAASKLHVAQLRNQVTSPGGTTAAALYQLEKGAFRTVISKAVWAAYERSVQLGQKK, encoded by the coding sequence ATGCTCTTCGATTCACAGGTTGCTTTCATAGGCGGTGGGGTGATGGGCGAGGCGATCATCAAAAGCCTGCTTCGCTCCGGCACATTGCGGCCCGATCAAATCACGCTCTCCGAGCCGAACACCGACCGGCGCGCCCTGGTCAGCGACCAGTATCACGTGCACGCCTACGCCGACAATGCCAGTTGCGCGCGCCAAGCCGATGTGGTCGTGCTCGCCGTCAAGCCTCAGGTGATGGATGAGGTGCTCGAAGACCTGCGCGGCGCGATCCGGCCGGAGGCGCTGATCTTCTCGATCGCCGCCGGCATCTCCATCGCGACGCTGCGCGCAGGGCTGGGCGGCCACCAGCACATCGTGCGCGCGATGCCCAATACGCCAGCGCAGATCGGCCAGGGCATCTCGGTTTGGACGTGCACCGACGCAGTCACCGACGTGCAGCGCGAGCAAGCCGTGCAGATCCTCAAGGCAATGGGAGAAGAGATTTTCGTCGAGGATGAGCAGTACCTGGACATGGCGACGGCGCTCAGCGGCACCGGCCCGGCTTACGTCTTCTTGTTCATGGAGGCGCTGATAGACGCCGGCGTCCACATGGGCTTCTCGCGCCCGATCGCCGAACGGCTGGTGATTCAGACCATCCGGGGCAGCATCGAGTACGCCGCTGCTTCTAAGCTGCACGTGGCGCAACTGCGCAACCAGGTCACTTCGCCGGGCGGCACGACTGCGGCGGCGCTCTACCAGCTCGAAAAGGGCGCCTTCCGCACGGTGATCTCCAAAGCGGTGTGGGCCGCCTACGAGCGCAGCGTGCAGTTAGGGCAGAAGAAGTAG
- a CDS encoding rod shape-determining protein, with protein MPSIIDRFLGLFSLDLGIDLGTANTLVAVRGQGIVINEPSWVAINRKTRQVLAVGAEAKEMVGRTPAKIVAIRPLRDGVISDFEVTEAMLDYFIRKAHSRNLFNVPRPRVVIGIPSGVTEVEKRAVYDAALSAGAREVYLIEEPMAAAIGAGLPVTEAHGSMVVDIGGGTTEVAVFSLGGIVVSRSIRVAGDEMDEDIINYARQKYNLLIGERMAEKIKIAIGSAFSLPEEKTMTLRGRNLVTGLPESVEVSSIEIREALSNSVNTIVETVRSTLDETPPELVSDLMETGIALAGGGALLQGLVERIADETNIHTWVAEDALTCVARGAEAVLANLDELRQVLVGLERNSTSRSATSIARRVA; from the coding sequence ATGCCAAGCATCATAGACCGATTCCTCGGGTTGTTTTCGCTTGACCTGGGGATTGACTTGGGCACAGCCAACACCCTCGTTGCCGTTCGCGGGCAGGGCATTGTGATCAACGAGCCTTCATGGGTCGCTATCAATCGCAAAACGCGCCAGGTGCTTGCCGTCGGCGCCGAAGCGAAGGAGATGGTGGGCCGCACACCGGCCAAGATTGTCGCCATTCGTCCGCTGCGCGACGGCGTGATTTCCGACTTTGAGGTCACCGAGGCGATGCTGGATTACTTCATTCGCAAAGCGCACAGTCGCAACCTGTTCAACGTGCCTCGGCCGCGCGTGGTGATCGGCATCCCCTCCGGCGTGACGGAAGTGGAGAAGCGCGCAGTGTACGACGCGGCGCTCTCCGCCGGTGCGCGCGAGGTCTATTTGATCGAAGAGCCGATGGCCGCAGCGATTGGCGCGGGCCTGCCGGTGACCGAAGCGCACGGTTCGATGGTGGTGGACATCGGCGGCGGCACAACCGAAGTCGCTGTGTTCTCTCTCGGCGGCATCGTGGTCAGCCGCTCCATCCGCGTCGCCGGCGACGAGATGGACGAGGACATCATCAACTACGCGCGCCAGAAATACAACTTGTTGATCGGCGAGCGCATGGCCGAGAAAATCAAGATCGCGATTGGCTCCGCCTTCTCACTGCCCGAGGAGAAGACCATGACGCTGCGCGGGCGCAACCTGGTGACGGGCCTGCCGGAATCGGTCGAGGTCTCCTCGATCGAGATCCGCGAGGCGTTGTCGAACTCGGTCAACACCATCGTCGAGACGGTGCGCAGCACGCTGGACGAGACGCCGCCGGAGCTGGTGAGCGACCTGATGGAGACCGGCATCGCGCTCGCCGGCGGCGGCGCGCTGCTGCAGGGGCTGGTTGAGCGCATCGCCGACGAGACCAACATCCACACCTGGGTCGCCGAGGACGCGCTCACCTGCGTCGCGCGCGGCGCCGAGGCGGTGCTGGCAAACCTGGATGAACTGCGCCAGGTGCTGGTCGGGTTGGAGCGCAACAGCACCTCGCGGTCGGCGACGAGCATCGCGAGGCGCGTCGCCTAA